A single region of the Arthrobacter sp. PAMC25564 genome encodes:
- a CDS encoding UPF0182 family protein, translating to MSRPASPVPPGRPQPRRGALTPTLIVVALIVVGFIFFANVWTDVLWYQQLGFFEVFLTENLSRIAIFVAGFAIMFTAVFFAIRVAYHARPVYAPDSDIRDNLSRYQIQLEPVRRVVMTGLPILFGLFAGSAAASQWQKVLLFLHQQPFGQNDPLFGLDISFYLMTLPFLGFVTGFLISVAIVAGIAGILTHYLYGSIRIMERGIFTSRAAQIHLAVTGAAFLLLLGVNFWLDRYSSVQNSGGRWAGALYTDVNAVIPTKSILAVAAALVAVLFIVAAVIGKWRLPVIGTAMLVITSILAGGVYPWVIQQFQVRPSEQTLEKTYIERNISMTRAAYGLDKIQEKVYNATTTATTGALAPDAQTTANIRLLDPNLISDAFSQIQQYRPYYQFPSALNVDRYMVDGKIQDTVIAVRELNPDGLSTNQQSWLNRHVVYTHGYGVVAAKGNKFTVDGKPDFLQSGIPSTGVLGTDQTYQPRIYFGQDSPDYSIVGAPDGAPHREQDRPATSEGGGDTQYTFTGNGGPNVGSFFNKVLYSIKFQSSDLLLSDGVNADSQILYDRNPRDRVEKVAPYLTVDGSAYPAVVDGRVKWIVDGYTTSPYFPYSQQEQLSAATADSQTTSGRTAALPNSSVNYIRNSVKATVDAYDGSVTLYAWDDQDPVLKAWQSVFPTSLKPFSEMSGDLMSHVRYPEDLFKVQRELLGRYHVTQADSFYTNIDAWSVPNDPTVKDEVKQPPFYMSLQMPDQAKPAFQLTSSFIPQVVNGAARNVMYGFLAADSDAGNQKGVKADSYGQLRLLQIPPETQVPGPGQAQNKFNSDPTVSQALNLLRQGASAVLNGNLLTLPVGGGMLYVQPVYLKSTGETSYPTLQRVLVAFGDKIGFAPTLDEALNQLFGGNSGAAAGDSANKGQTPATPGATPGTGTVDAKADLKAALDEANAAIKAGQDALAKGDFAGYGDQQKKLAAALQKAVDAEGKLGTVVAPTPSATATPSATPSK from the coding sequence TTGTCCCGTCCCGCCAGCCCTGTCCCGCCCGGAAGACCCCAGCCACGACGAGGGGCCCTGACGCCGACGTTGATTGTCGTCGCCCTGATTGTGGTTGGCTTCATCTTCTTCGCCAACGTCTGGACGGACGTGCTCTGGTACCAGCAGCTCGGCTTCTTCGAAGTGTTCCTGACCGAAAACCTGTCGCGCATCGCCATCTTCGTGGCCGGCTTCGCCATCATGTTCACCGCGGTGTTCTTCGCCATCCGGGTTGCCTACCACGCGCGCCCGGTCTACGCCCCGGATTCGGACATCCGGGACAACCTGAGCCGGTACCAGATCCAGCTCGAACCCGTGCGCCGCGTGGTCATGACCGGCCTGCCCATCCTGTTCGGCCTCTTTGCCGGCAGCGCCGCGGCCAGCCAGTGGCAAAAGGTACTGCTGTTCCTGCACCAGCAGCCCTTCGGCCAGAACGATCCGCTGTTCGGCCTGGACATCAGCTTCTACCTGATGACATTGCCCTTCCTCGGCTTCGTCACTGGCTTCCTGATCAGCGTCGCGATCGTGGCTGGAATCGCGGGCATCCTCACGCACTACCTCTATGGCAGCATCCGGATCATGGAGCGGGGCATCTTCACGAGCCGTGCCGCCCAGATCCACCTGGCCGTCACGGGGGCGGCGTTCCTGCTTCTGCTCGGCGTCAATTTCTGGCTGGACCGCTACTCCTCGGTGCAGAACAGTGGCGGCCGCTGGGCCGGCGCGCTGTACACGGATGTCAATGCCGTGATCCCCACGAAGTCCATCCTGGCCGTGGCCGCGGCCCTCGTGGCCGTGCTCTTCATCGTCGCCGCCGTGATCGGCAAATGGCGGCTGCCCGTCATCGGTACGGCCATGCTCGTGATCACCTCGATCCTGGCCGGCGGGGTCTATCCCTGGGTTATCCAGCAGTTCCAGGTCCGTCCGTCGGAGCAGACCTTGGAGAAGACCTACATCGAGCGGAACATCAGCATGACCCGTGCGGCGTATGGCCTGGATAAGATCCAAGAGAAGGTCTACAACGCCACCACTACCGCCACGACCGGCGCACTGGCCCCTGATGCGCAGACGACGGCCAACATCCGACTGCTGGACCCCAACTTGATCTCCGATGCTTTCTCCCAGATCCAGCAGTACCGGCCCTACTACCAGTTCCCGAGCGCGCTCAACGTGGACCGTTACATGGTGGACGGGAAGATCCAGGACACCGTCATCGCGGTCCGTGAACTCAACCCTGACGGGCTCAGCACCAACCAGCAGTCGTGGCTGAACCGCCATGTCGTCTATACCCACGGCTACGGTGTCGTCGCCGCCAAGGGCAATAAGTTCACTGTCGACGGCAAGCCGGACTTCCTGCAGTCCGGCATCCCGTCCACCGGCGTCCTGGGCACTGACCAGACCTACCAGCCCCGCATCTATTTCGGCCAGGACTCGCCCGATTACTCCATCGTGGGGGCTCCTGACGGTGCCCCGCACCGCGAGCAGGACCGGCCCGCTACCTCGGAAGGCGGCGGTGACACGCAGTACACCTTCACCGGAAACGGCGGCCCGAACGTGGGCAGTTTCTTCAACAAGGTCCTGTACTCGATCAAGTTCCAGTCCTCGGACCTGCTGCTCTCGGACGGTGTCAACGCCGATTCCCAGATCCTCTATGACCGCAATCCCCGGGACCGCGTGGAAAAGGTCGCGCCGTACCTGACCGTCGACGGCAGCGCCTACCCGGCCGTGGTCGACGGGCGGGTGAAGTGGATCGTGGATGGCTACACCACCAGTCCGTACTTCCCGTACTCGCAGCAGGAGCAGCTCTCGGCAGCCACTGCCGACTCACAGACGACGTCGGGCCGGACGGCAGCGTTGCCGAACAGCTCGGTCAACTACATCCGCAACTCGGTCAAGGCCACCGTGGATGCCTACGACGGCTCCGTAACCCTGTATGCCTGGGATGACCAGGATCCGGTGCTCAAGGCCTGGCAGAGCGTCTTCCCGACGTCGCTGAAGCCCTTCTCGGAAATGTCCGGCGATCTCATGAGCCACGTGCGCTACCCGGAGGACCTGTTCAAGGTCCAGCGCGAGCTCCTGGGCCGCTACCACGTCACCCAGGCGGACAGCTTCTACACCAACATCGACGCCTGGTCCGTGCCGAACGATCCCACCGTCAAGGATGAGGTCAAGCAGCCGCCGTTCTACATGTCCTTGCAGATGCCGGACCAGGCAAAGCCGGCGTTCCAGCTGACGTCCTCCTTCATTCCCCAGGTGGTCAATGGCGCCGCCCGGAACGTCATGTATGGCTTCCTCGCCGCGGATTCGGACGCCGGCAACCAGAAGGGGGTGAAGGCGGACAGCTACGGCCAGCTCAGGCTCCTGCAGATTCCGCCCGAAACCCAGGTGCCAGGTCCGGGTCAGGCCCAGAACAAGTTCAACTCGGATCCCACCGTGTCCCAGGCCCTGAACCTGCTGCGCCAGGGCGCCTCGGCCGTACTCAACGGAAACCTGCTGACGCTGCCGGTCGGCGGCGGCATGTTGTACGTGCAGCCGGTCTACCTGAAGTCCACGGGTGAGACGTCGTACCCTACCCTGCAGCGCGTACTGGTGGCATTCGGCGACAAGATCGGGTTTGCACCCACCCTGGACGAGGCCCTCAACCAGCTGTTCGGTGGAAACTCCGGCGCGGCGGCCGGTGACTCGGCCAACAAGGGGCAGACCCCGGCCACGCCCGGCGCCACACCGGGAACGGG